CCGTGAAGAAGTACAACTGGTCCCTACCCTCGTTGTTGATCATATACCGTGAAGAAGGGTTCAGAGCATTGTACAAAGGCTTTGTTCCAAAAGTGTGTAGACTGGCACCTGGCGGTTCATTGATGTTGGTCGTGTTCACTGGCATGATGAACTTTTTCAGAGATCTTAAGTACGGACATTGATATTTATTGCATATAGAataccttcttttttctttgattttctaCAACATTTTTACGTTGAAACAAGAATAGCATGTTTGTCCTACCAGCCCTTGCGTAGAAGTTTTGAAATGTAAAGAAAAGCTTGCGCTTTACTCAACTTTCTACACAAAAGGGCGTTAAGatgaacaaaatttttgatctCTCCGATGGACTTGACGCTTATACCGAAAAAGACTCGATATAAACAACACGGTTTTATAGTCCTGGATGATTAATCCGCACGATTAATTTTGTAtggtttttttctaaatatcaaaaagaaaaattgtaCAGAATGTAAGAAGGATCATAACGGtggttgaaaagaaattttttcatctccTTTAATAGCTGCgtttaaaaaaaaaaaaaaaaaaaaaatctcttgGCTCACCCGGAGTGCTTCATAATTATCAGCGTATTAGGGTACCTTGTACTATTACAGAAGAGCCAGCATTACAGTATATCAGACAAAAATAGAAAGATTCTTACGGCTGTACACGCTGACAAAAGAGTATGTCGGCAGAACCATTGTTACCTACGCATAACGGATCGCAAGCAGATGAGGCAGCATCCGCACATCAGAAATTCATCGTGATACGGTTTTCAGACGTATCAGTAAGGGATTTGCAATTGAACATATCGAATGTGCCCTATTCGAACATAAATACTCACTGGTTACGTCGAATGTGTAGGGAGTTGCGGCCTACACAGACGCAGAAGAGAAGACTGAAGTTTATCAGAAACGGTAGCATTCTGAACACACATTCTAAGATAGCTGAAGAGTTGACGCACTATTTTGGTACTGCAAGCAGGAATTCCGACACCGCTACAAGTGCCAGCGGTGGCTCTGGGAAGAACAAGTACTACATTCATTGTATAATTGGTACTGAGGAGCTCACGCAGGAGGAATTGGCCAACGAGGATCTGAAGGATGATGCGACCCCTTCCGACGACTCCATGACTACACAGGCCATCGGGTTTGATAGGCTACGATCCGTCGGTTTCactgaacaagaaattgaattgCTGAGACAGCAGTTTCGAGCCACTTATGGAGACttggaggaggaggaggaaagACTCGCTCAGGATGGTAATAGAGATGATGAGACCAATGATATCAGACAACTAGAAGAGCAGTGGATGGAAAGTGGAAATGGAACCGCTCAGGGTAATACCACTGGCAATGAAAACGAGGACAGGTTCAATTCCGTGCCGATCGCCAATATAAAGCACAACAAAGACCTGCTATTAGGTATATGTGTCgggtttttctttggtgTTTTTGGCATACTATTGATGAAGTTTGATGGCCTGTTCAACAGACGGCAAAAAATGGCGATTTTTGCCGGTGTGATTGTTAATGTCATGTTCTGCATTGTTAGAGGGTTTTAGTAATGAGGTGGTTGTGATTCTTCTACGTacggtgatgatgatgtgattatttttttgaatttttattattttacaTGGCATTCTTATACTCTTTTATAAAGCTTTACTTATATCACTAATATCAGTAAGTGATCGTTTCCTCTTTTCAGCTTAACGCTGTTAACGACGAATCAAAAGATAAGCATTTTCTTGCTTCAAgttattcaaatttctATAGTTACCTTCCAGTCTCATTAAAAGACCGCCGAATGAGTAGTAAACGGCGATTAGGTCTTTACTCACCTCCTCAAACTTGTAAGCGGTACCGTACATGACGTAATCATAGTCATCGGCGAGGGATCTGTCACCAGGTTGCGGAGGTCTCCAGCTTCTTGTCGCGGAAGAGTCGTTTGCTGGAGTGTCTTCGAGATTTAAAGAGGATGCAATAGTAACGGTCAACGAATCCTGTGCGGTGACGGGAAACAATTCAACATTTATGTCCAAGGTTAGTTTACACTGGTCGTGAGTGGTTGATGCGGCTTCGATACGGCAGACTTTGTTGTAACGACCAGGGTCAACGTCCGAGACTTGGAATATATCGTCAAATAGAGTGTTGGACATTGCT
The DNA window shown above is from Saccharomyces kudriavzevii IFO 1802 strain IFO1802 genome assembly, chromosome: 15 and carries:
- the DSC3 gene encoding Dsc3p (similar to Saccharomyces cerevisiae YOR223W; ancestral locus Anc_8.645) is translated as MSAEPLLPTHNGSQADEAASAHQKFIVIRFSDVSVRDLQLNISNVPYSNINTHWLRRMCRELRPTQTQKRRLKFIRNGSILNTHSKIAEELTHYFGTASRNSDTATSASGGSGKNKYYIHCIIGTEELTQEELANEDLKDDATPSDDSMTTQAIGFDRLRSVGFTEQEIELLRQQFRATYGDLEEEEERLAQDGNRDDETNDIRQLEEQWMESGNGTAQGNTTGNENEDRFNSVPIANIKHNKDLLLGICVGFFFGVFGILLMKFDGLFNRRQKMAIFAGVIVNVMFCIVRGF
- the RPB8 gene encoding DNA-directed RNA polymerase core subunit RPB8 (similar to Saccharomyces cerevisiae RPB8 (YOR224C); ancestral locus Anc_8.646) encodes the protein MSNTLFDDIFQVSDVDPGRYNKVCRIEAASTTHDQCKLTLDINVELFPVTAQDSLTVTIASSLNLEDTPANDSSATRSWRPPQPGDRSLADDYDYVMYGTAYKFEEVSKDLIAVYYSFGGLLMRLEGNYRNLNNLKQENAYLLIRR